The following proteins are co-located in the Acidobacteriota bacterium genome:
- a CDS encoding type II toxin-antitoxin system PemK/MazF family toxin: protein MNFRRWEIWLAQLDPIRGSEQGKTRAVLVISRSTFNQIMPIVDVLPITSRKAGRTLYRNEALIPAGTSGLPNESIVMCH from the coding sequence ATGAATTTCAGGCGCTGGGAGATTTGGTTGGCGCAGCTTGATCCGATCCGCGGCTCTGAGCAAGGAAAGACGCGCGCCGTGCTGGTGATTAGCCGCAGCACGTTCAACCAAATCATGCCAATCGTGGACGTTTTACCGATCACTTCGCGTAAGGCCGGCCGCACGCTTTATCGTAATGAAGCATTGATACCGGCTGGCACGAGTGGATTGCCAAATGAATCCATCGTCATGTGTCATTAA
- a CDS encoding nucleotide exchange factor GrpE, with protein sequence MNPELADKEQELVQLQERLAEAERKREEAERTLREMSDKFNQAQKQMESETSSMRQRLQRNYDQRLDTAKGDIISSLLDTLDNLRRAVWAAERSDSKEPEFRALLDGVKATALLFDNKMREHGLTPVVSEGIEFNPEIHEAVEIVAVPPEQDNHVVAEFQPGYKYGEKLLRPARVRVGRSSG encoded by the coding sequence GTGAACCCGGAATTAGCCGATAAAGAACAAGAACTTGTGCAATTGCAGGAGCGTCTCGCCGAGGCCGAGCGCAAACGCGAAGAGGCCGAACGCACCCTGCGCGAGATGTCCGATAAATTCAACCAAGCGCAAAAACAGATGGAGAGTGAAACCTCGAGTATGCGCCAGCGGCTGCAACGGAATTACGATCAGCGGCTGGATACGGCAAAGGGGGACATTATCTCGAGCTTGTTGGATACCTTGGACAATCTCAGGCGCGCCGTCTGGGCCGCCGAACGCAGCGATTCCAAAGAGCCTGAGTTCCGCGCTTTGCTGGATGGCGTCAAAGCGACTGCTTTGCTTTTCGACAACAAGATGCGCGAACACGGCTTGACGCCGGTCGTGAGTGAAGGGATCGAATTCAACCCGGAAATTCACGAGGCTGTCGAGATCGTCGCTGTACCACCCGAGCAGGACAATCACGTCGTCGCGGAGTTTCAACCTGGCTATAAATACGGAGAGAAATTATTGCGACCCGCGCGTGTGCGTGTCGGTCGTTCATCGGGCTGA
- a CDS encoding Hsp20/alpha crystallin family protein, which yields MSWIVKHSPLSDLRTLQQDYNRAFNAAFPGFFNHLGTKFEDSLLSGKWVPQVDIFEDQNGIALEADLPGVKPEDFKLSIENYKLTLSGERKFEHEDKQGNWQRVERGYGNFSRTFSLPNTVNVEEVKAEFKNGVLRITLPKREEIKARQIQVEVKGNGASASVAQAA from the coding sequence ATGTCTTGGATCGTCAAACACAGTCCCTTAAGCGATTTGCGCACGTTGCAGCAAGATTACAATCGGGCTTTCAACGCCGCCTTTCCGGGTTTCTTCAATCACCTCGGTACCAAGTTTGAGGACAGCTTGTTGTCTGGGAAATGGGTGCCGCAGGTAGACATTTTCGAGGATCAGAATGGCATTGCGCTCGAAGCGGATTTGCCTGGGGTGAAACCGGAAGATTTCAAGCTTTCGATTGAAAATTACAAGCTCACCTTGAGCGGCGAGCGCAAGTTCGAGCACGAAGACAAGCAAGGCAATTGGCAGCGCGTCGAACGTGGCTATGGCAACTTCTCTCGCACGTTCTCCTTGCCGAACACGGTGAATGTCGAAGAGGTCAAGGCGGAGTTCAAAAATGGCGTGCTGCGCATCACGTTGCCAAAACGTGAAGAGATCAAGGCACGCCAAATTCAGGTTGAAGTGAAAGGGAATGGGGCGTCTGCAAGCGTGGCGCAAGCGGCTTAA
- the clpB gene encoding ATP-dependent chaperone ClpB yields the protein MRLDKFTLKAQEAIESAVALAEKQNHQQVEPEHLLAALIEQPEGVTRPMLGKIGVNVQTLLPEVEAAIKKFPQVSGFGQRFYSNRTTDALSKAQKEADKLKDEFISTDHVLLALVEEKGEAGKLMRNHGVTRDGLLKVIEGMRAGARVTSQNAEEQYQAIAKYSRDLTELARQGKLDPVIGRDDEIRRTIQVLSRRTKNNPVLIGEPGVGKTAIVEGLAQRIISGDVPETLKNKRLCSLDLGAMLAGAKYRGEFEERLKSFLREVEKAQGQIVVFIDELHTLVGAGGAEGAVDASNMLKPALARGELRCVGATTLNEYQKYIEKDKALERRFQQVYVGEPNVEDTISILRGLKDRYETHHGVRIKDAAIVAAATLSNRYITDRFLPDKAIDLIDEAASRLRIEIDSLPTEIDEVEREIIQREIERQALLREEDAVSKERLAKVEREIADLKEKSGAMKAKWQSEKEVIERIRGSKEQVEALKVQAEQFERAGDYGKVAEIRYGKMTELQKAFEADQAKLAELQLAGRTLKEEVTEEDVAEVVARWTGVPVSKMLEGEVQKLVQMEDRLSLRVVGQDKALIAVANAVRRARAGLQDPKRPIGSFIFLGPTGVGKTETARALAEFLFDDEHAMVRLDMSEFMEKHSVARLIGAPPGYIGYDEGGYLTEAVRRRPYSVVLFDEIEKAHPDVFNILLQILDDGRLTDGKGRTVDFKNTVIIMTSNIGSREIQEWSADEKTMQGYVMEQLRGHFKPEFLNRLDEVIIFRQLGLEQLRQIIKIQLEALVRLLADRKVTLVLDPSAEELLAREGYDPTFGARPLKRAIQGLIQNPLAMKLLGGEIKPGETVVVKGDLEHGQMVFAPEQSAAARG from the coding sequence ATGAGGTTAGACAAGTTCACACTTAAAGCGCAGGAAGCGATTGAATCAGCCGTCGCGCTGGCTGAAAAACAAAACCATCAACAAGTCGAGCCGGAGCATTTGCTCGCCGCGCTGATCGAACAGCCCGAAGGCGTGACACGTCCGATGCTGGGCAAGATTGGCGTCAATGTGCAAACGCTCTTGCCTGAAGTGGAAGCCGCAATCAAGAAATTTCCGCAAGTCAGCGGCTTTGGGCAGCGCTTCTACAGCAACCGCACCACTGACGCTTTAAGCAAGGCGCAGAAGGAAGCTGATAAGCTCAAGGACGAGTTCATCTCGACCGATCACGTTTTGTTAGCTTTGGTGGAAGAAAAAGGCGAGGCGGGCAAGCTGATGCGCAATCACGGCGTGACGCGCGATGGCTTGCTGAAAGTGATCGAAGGGATGCGCGCGGGTGCACGCGTGACTTCGCAAAACGCCGAAGAACAGTACCAGGCGATAGCCAAGTACTCGCGCGATCTGACCGAATTGGCGCGTCAGGGCAAACTAGACCCGGTGATTGGGCGCGATGATGAGATTCGCCGCACGATTCAAGTGCTGTCACGGCGCACCAAGAACAACCCGGTGCTGATCGGCGAGCCGGGTGTCGGCAAGACGGCCATCGTCGAGGGTCTGGCCCAGCGCATCATCAGTGGCGACGTGCCTGAAACGCTGAAAAACAAGCGGCTGTGCTCGCTGGATTTGGGCGCGATGCTGGCCGGGGCGAAATATCGCGGCGAATTTGAAGAGCGCCTGAAATCCTTCCTGCGCGAAGTCGAAAAGGCGCAAGGTCAAATCGTCGTCTTCATTGACGAGTTGCATACGCTGGTGGGCGCGGGCGGCGCGGAAGGCGCGGTGGATGCTTCGAATATGCTGAAGCCCGCGTTGGCGCGCGGCGAATTGCGCTGCGTGGGTGCCACGACGCTCAACGAATATCAAAAATACATTGAGAAGGATAAAGCGCTCGAACGCCGCTTCCAGCAGGTTTATGTGGGCGAGCCGAATGTCGAAGACACCATCTCCATCCTGCGCGGGTTGAAGGATAGATACGAGACTCACCACGGGGTGCGCATTAAGGACGCCGCGATTGTGGCGGCGGCGACGCTTTCAAACCGCTACATCACCGACCGTTTCCTACCGGACAAGGCGATTGACCTGATTGACGAAGCGGCCTCGCGCTTGCGCATCGAGATTGATTCGCTGCCCACTGAGATTGATGAAGTCGAGCGCGAAATCATTCAGCGCGAAATTGAGCGGCAGGCGTTGCTGCGCGAGGAAGACGCCGTTTCAAAAGAGCGCTTGGCCAAGGTCGAACGCGAGATTGCCGATTTGAAAGAAAAATCAGGCGCAATGAAAGCGAAGTGGCAATCCGAGAAGGAAGTCATCGAACGCATTCGCGGTTCAAAAGAACAAGTCGAAGCGTTGAAAGTCCAAGCCGAGCAGTTCGAGCGCGCGGGCGATTACGGCAAAGTGGCCGAGATTCGTTACGGCAAGATGACCGAATTGCAAAAGGCGTTTGAGGCCGATCAAGCCAAGCTGGCGGAACTGCAACTGGCCGGTCGCACGCTTAAAGAAGAAGTCACCGAAGAAGACGTCGCCGAAGTCGTAGCGCGTTGGACGGGCGTGCCCGTGTCGAAGATGCTGGAAGGCGAAGTCCAAAAGCTCGTCCAGATGGAAGATCGTTTGAGCCTGCGTGTGGTTGGGCAAGACAAGGCTTTGATTGCCGTTGCCAATGCCGTGCGGCGCGCGCGCGCGGGCTTGCAAGACCCGAAACGTCCGATTGGCTCGTTCATCTTTCTGGGGCCGACTGGCGTGGGGAAAACCGAAACGGCGCGAGCCTTGGCCGAGTTCCTCTTCGACGATGAGCACGCGATGGTGCGGTTGGATATGTCGGAGTTTATGGAGAAGCATTCGGTCGCGCGGCTGATCGGCGCGCCGCCGGGCTACATCGGCTATGACGAAGGCGGCTATTTGACCGAAGCCGTGCGCCGTCGGCCTTATTCGGTGGTGCTCTTCGACGAGATCGAAAAAGCGCACCCGGATGTGTTCAACATCCTGCTGCAAATTTTGGATGATGGGCGGTTGACCGATGGCAAGGGCCGCACGGTGGATTTCAAGAACACCGTCATCATCATGACTTCCAACATCGGCTCGCGCGAAATTCAGGAATGGTCGGCGGATGAAAAGACGATGCAGGGATACGTAATGGAACAGTTGCGCGGGCACTTTAAGCCGGAATTCCTAAACCGTTTGGACGAAGTCATCATTTTCCGGCAGTTAGGGCTGGAGCAGTTGCGGCAAATCATCAAGATTCAGCTTGAAGCTTTGGTGCGATTGCTGGCTGACCGCAAGGTCACGTTGGTGCTTGATCCTTCGGCGGAAGAGTTATTGGCGCGCGAAGGGTACGATCCGACGTTTGGTGCGCGTCCCTTGAAACGGGCGATTCAAGGGCTGATCCAAAATCCATTGGCGATGAAATTGCTGGGCGGCGAAATCAAACCGGGCGAAACGGTGGTTGTGAAGGGTGATTTAGAGCACGGGCAAATGGTTTTTGCGCCTGAGCAAAGCGCCGCCGCGCGGGGTTAA